A region of Culicoides brevitarsis isolate CSIRO-B50_1 chromosome 1, AGI_CSIRO_Cbre_v1, whole genome shotgun sequence DNA encodes the following proteins:
- the LOC134838436 gene encoding FAD synthase-like, whose translation MAKAQVDATLLIIKEALQNYSLDEIFLSFNGGKDCTVLLDILVKYLHSIGADHKRILYIYVQPEHPFEEIEEFVTTCEQHYDITMQVYRGKLKSTLEKVCAAAPQLKACILGSRRTDPYCEKMQAFQETDHGWPKLMRISPLLEWNCDNVWDYLLENKVAYCKLYDRGYTSIGDKTNTIPNPHLRYEDEKTGVVRYKAAYELRNGDAFERAGRLT comes from the exons ATGGCAAAAGCTCAAGTTGATGCGACGTTGTTG ATCATCAAAGAGGCTCTGCAGAATTACAGTTTGGACGAGATTTTCCTCTCATTCAATGGCGGCAAAGACTGCACCGTGCTCCTGGACATACTCGTAAAGTATTTACACTCCATTGGCGCGGATCACAAGcgaattttgtacatttacGTGCAACCGGAGCATCCTTTTGAGGAAATTGAGGAATTTGTGACGACTTGCGAGCAACATTATGACATCACAATGCAAGTTTATCGCGGAAAACTGAAAAGTACGTTGGAGAAAGTTTGTGCGGCGGCGCCTCAGTTGAAAGCTTGCATCTTGGGAAGTCGTCGAACGGATCCGTATTGCGAGAAAATGCAGGCGTTTCAGGAAACGGATCACGGATGGCCCAAACTCATGCGAATTAGTCCGTTGCTCGAGTGGAACTGTGATAATGTGTGGGATTATTTGCTGGAAAATAAAGTGGCTTATTGCAAATTGTATGATCGGGGATACACGTCGATCGGGGACAAGACAAACACGATACCGAATCCTCATTTGAGGTACGAGGATGAGAAAACGGGAGTTGTGCGATATAAGGCGGCATACGAACTGAGGAATGGAGATGCTTTTGAACGAGCAGGAAGACTTACTTGa
- the LOC134838435 gene encoding cleavage and polyadenylation specificity factor subunit 4, whose amino-acid sequence MDYLIANVDHVFFKIEEDLDQQYGTVPFPGMDKSTAAVCLFYNQADGTDGCEKGASCPFRHIRGDRTIVCKHWLRGLCKKGDQCEFLHEFDMTKMPECYFYSRFNACHNKECPFLHIDPESKIKDCPWYDRGFCRHGPSCRHRHVRRVLCMNYLAGFCPQGAECKYMHPRFELPPPPESKDGIAGKKPPVCHYCAELGHKASYCPKMPPEQREVLQRQEEAKYKALGYLKQGLQPPPPEDDLSRPPPAQRPPPRPLEEITCFKCGNKGHYANKCPKGLLAFLSQASNRERQQMEHQRNQNNRPL is encoded by the exons ATGGACTATTTGATAGCGAACGTGGATCATGTCTTCTTCAAAATCGAGGAGGATTTGGATCAGCAATACGGAACAGTGCCATTTCCCGGCATGGACA AATCGACTGCAGCTGTATGTTTGTTCTATAACCAAGCTGATGGCACAGATGGATGCGAAAAGGGCGCAAGTTGCCCATTTCGTCACATTCGGGGCGACAGAACAATCGTTTGCAAACATTGGCTCCGCGGTTTGTGCAAAAAGGGCGATCAGTGTGAATTTTTGCACGAATTCGACATGACAAAGATGCCCGAGTGTTATTTCTATTCGCGCTTCAATGCGTGTCACAACAAAGAATGTCCGTTCCTGCACATCGATCCGGAGAGCAAGATAAAAGATTGTCCGTGGTATGATAGAGGATTTTGTCGTCACGGCCCAAGTTGTCGACATCGTCACGTTCGTCGCGTATTGTGTATGAATTATCTCGCCGGATTTTGCCCGCAAGGCGCTGAATGTAAATATATGCATCCGCGATTCGAGTTACCGCCGCCGCCAGAGTCAAAAGATGGAATTGCGGGGAAAAAGCCGCCTGTTTGTCATTATTGTGCGGAATTGGGACACAAAGCGTCGTATTGCCCGAAAATGCCGCCCGAGCAGCGCGAAGTGCTGCAACGACAGGAAGAAGCAAAGTACAAAGCGTTGGGTTATCTGAAACAGGGACTTCAACCGCCGCCCCCAGAAGACGATTTGTCGAGACCTCCGCCTGCACAAAGACCGCCGCCGCGCCCCTTGGAGGAAATTACGTGTTTCAAGTGCGGCAACAAAGGGCATTACGCCAACAAATGCCCCAAAGGATTGTTGGCTTTCCTCTCACAGGCCAGCAATCGCGAACGACAACAAATGGAACATCAGCGAAATCAAAACAATCGAcctctttaa
- the LOC134828178 gene encoding 26S proteasome regulatory subunit 7: MPDHLGDDMRKIKDDNKDEPEIKALDEGDIELLKTYGQGQYHKSIKQIDEDIQAAIKQVNELTGIKESDTGLAAPALWDLVADKQTLQNEQPLQVARCTKIINADSDDPKYIINVKQFAKFVVDLADSVAPTDIEEGMRVGVDRNKYQIHIPLPPKIDPTVTMMQVEEKPDVTYSDVGGCKEQIEKLREVVETPLLHPEKFVNLGIEPPKGVLLFGPPGTGKTLCARAVANRTDACFIRVIGSELVQKYVGEGARMVRELFEMARSKKACLIFFDEIDAIGGARFDDGAGGDNEVQRTMLELINQLDGFDPRGNIKVLMATNRPDTLDPALMRPGRLDRKVEFGLPDLEGRAHIFKIHARSMSVERDIRFDLLARLCPNSTGAEIRSVCTEAGMFAIRARRKVATEKDFLEAVNKVIKSYAKFSATPRYMTYN; encoded by the exons ATGCCTGATCACTTGGGAGATGATATGCGCAAGATAAAGGACGACAATAAGGATGAACCGGAAATCAAAG CTTTGGATGAGGGCGATATTGAGCTTCTGAAGACCTACGGGCAAGGTCAGTACCACAAAAGTATCAAGCAAATCGACGAGGATATCCAGGCGGCAATTAAACAAGTGAACGAACTCACGGGCATCAAAGAAAGTGACACGGGACTTGCGGCGCCTGCCTTATGGGATTTGGTTGCGGATAAGCAAACGCTTCAGAATGAACAACCGCTGCAAGTGGCGCGTTGCACGAAAATTATCAATGCCGATTCGGATGATCCGAAGTATATTATCAATGTGAAGCAATTTGCGAAATTTGTCGTAGACTTGGCAGATTCTGTTGCGCCCACAGATATCGAAGAGGGCATGAGAGTTGGCGTTGATcgtaataaatatcaaattcatATTCCATTACCGCCGAAAATTGATCCGACAGTCACGATGATGCAGGTTGAGGAGAAGCCAGATGTCACGTATAGCGATGTTGGCGGATGCAAGGAACAAATTGAGAAGTTGCGTGAAGTTGTTGAGACGCCTTTGCTTCAT CCTGAAAAATTCGTCAACTTAGGTATCGAACCGCCAAAGGGAGTATTGTTATTCGGACCTCCTGGCACAGGAAAAACACTTTGCGCTCGTGCAGTTGCCAATCGTACAGATGCCTGCTTCATTCGTGTCATCGGATCCGAGCTCGTGCAAAAATACGTCGGTGAAGGCGCTCGTATGGTTCGTGAACTCTTCGAAATGGCACGTTCCAAGAAGGCTTGTTTGATCTTTTTCGACGAAATTGACGCCATTGGAGGCGCTCGTTTTGACGACGGAGCTGGAGGCGACAACGAAGTTCAACGTACGATGTTGGAGTTGATTAATCAACTTGACGGTTTCGATCCTCGTGGCAATATCAAAGTATTGATGGCAACAAATCGTCCCGATACTCTTGATCCTGCTCTTATGCGTCCCGGGCGTCTCGATCGTAAAGTTGAATTTGGACTTCCGGATTTAGAag gtCGTGCTCACATCTTTAAAATTCATGCCAGATCAATGTCCGTGGAACGTGATATTCGATTCGATTTGCTCGCAAGATTGTGTCCCAACTCGACAGGAGCCGAAATTCGTTCAGTTTGCACGGAAGCCGGTATGTTTGCGATCCGTGCGCGTCGCAAGGTAGCAACGGAAAAGGACTTTTTGGAAGCCGTTAACAAAGTCATCAAGAGTTATGCGAAATTCAGTGCTACGCCGCGTTACATGACCTACAATTAA